The Gemmatimonadota bacterium genome contains the following window.
TCGATGTGGAAGTGATCGGGGTGGCCACCATATTCGAGTATGGCCTGCCCGCCGCTACGGAGGGATTCGGGAAAGCCGGCCTGCCGAAGTGGAGCATGGCGGACTTCGTGACCGTACTGGACGTCATGAGCGAGCGGGGCGAACTTTCGGACGACGACCGGGAGATCGCCATGGACTGGCAGTCGGACCCACGCGGCTGGGGCAGCAAGATGGGGTTCGAATAAATGGGGGAAGATGTGGAAAACCAGGAGGAACGCGAGACCGAAGGTGTTGGCCGTCCTGAATCTGAACCGGGCACCGTCACGGCGCGCATCCGGACCAGGTTCGGCGACGCGTCGGTCAGCACCGGCAACGCGGTGGGTTGCGAAAGTGTCACCGCGGAGCGGGATGCGCTTCTTCCGTTCATGACCTTCCTTAAAGACGATCCGGAACTGTCCTTCGACTATCTCGTCGACGTGACCGCCGTGGACCGCCTGCGGCTGGACGAGGAAATCCGGTTCGCCGTGGTGTACCAGCTGTATTCCTACAAACACAACCGCCGTTTCAGCGTCAGTGTGCCCGTTCCGGAAGCGGACCCCCGGATCGGTTCGGTGGTGTCCGTCTGGCCGGGCGCCAACTGGCTGGAGCGGGAGGTGTACGACATGTACGGGATCGTATTCGAAGGCCATCCCGACCTGCGACGGATCCTGATGCCCGATGATTTCGGTTCCTATCCCTTAAGAAAGGACTATCCCCTGCACGGCAAGGGGGAACGGGACAATTTCGTTTTCTAGCGTCTACTGTAAACACCGGCCTTGCCGGCCTTGCTGGACCGGACGGACCGGAGGACGGATCGCC
Protein-coding sequences here:
- a CDS encoding NADH-quinone oxidoreductase subunit C, with the translated sequence MGEDVENQEERETEGVGRPESEPGTVTARIRTRFGDASVSTGNAVGCESVTAERDALLPFMTFLKDDPELSFDYLVDVTAVDRLRLDEEIRFAVVYQLYSYKHNRRFSVSVPVPEADPRIGSVVSVWPGANWLEREVYDMYGIVFEGHPDLRRILMPDDFGSYPLRKDYPLHGKGERDNFVF